TTTTATTACCTTTCTATATGGGTTCTTCTTTCAGAAGTAAAAGATGTTAGTTAGTAGTAGTCTTGTCGTGGTTTGATATGTGTGCTTAATGACTTGTTTATTTTTACAGTAGGTCTTGTTTATTTGTGCTCAGTTAATTTTTATATTAACTGTTTAAAATAAATTTAAATGAAGATATTCGAGATTGGTGATAATATATCAATGGGTTTATATACACATGCATCATCTACGCATATATATAAATAAATTTTGTCTACTTAGGTATGCAACTACATAATTATCCCTTAGAGTGTAATGCTGAACTGATGTGCTAAAATAGCCAAACGATATTTCGCAGTTGACTTCGTAATTATAGCCGATCATGTCTATATGTATATTCGATCTCACAGTGATTTTTTTCACGAAAAGTAAAAAAATCTAAGTGTGATTTGAGAAGTCATCTAAGGATTTATTCTATAAATCATACTGCCTTACATAATTATATTATAGAAATATTAAAAGATTCTGACACACTAAAACGAAAGGCGGTCGCTTTGAGGTTGTGGATATGGATAACTAAAACCTAATGTATGGCTTAACTAATAACGCATGCAAGGTGTTGTGAAGTATGCAAAAAAATGTCATGTGAAGCAAAAAGTAATTTGCTAATTCAGTCTATAACATAAGCATCTGCAATCGCCAAGACTCTTTTCTTCAACGCATGCAGCCTGGACTGTGCTTTTTATTCAACATCTGCAACCTGGATTGCTAAGATGGCTGTAGGCCGTCCAAGGATTaattttaaaaaataataaaaaggCTATACAAAGTGGAGCACTCGGTCTTTCTATGTAGCCGTATTGGGTTGTAATTCCTATTTTCTGCATGTATTAATTGTAATTTTTACCGGACACCAGTTCCAAGAATACATAGAATGCCCCTTCCGAATATATGGTTATGTCGTCTGATGAAACCTATGTATGCATGTGTTGAGCGTGTCAATGAAACATATTTATGCACCTAAATATTATTGTACGTAACTCTTGACATATTAATCTTGGCCCTTCTAATTTAGATCAACGCATCAAATATTTTGTTTTGCAAAAATGAAGTAGCTAAAACCCTCAATTTGATTAAGAAGGTAATTTATATGCTCCTTGCAAAAAAGAGGTAATTTATTGCGGACATTGAAAAATACAAATCACATCTCGAATGGAGCGGCGGTGGTGATGGATATAGGGTTCGCCCAATTCATTGTCCGAATTAATAAATTATGAACTTGCTGATGTCGATGATGAAATCTTTGCAAGCAATCTTCACACATCAAGATATAGAATTTACAGGAAAGCAATCGAGAACATGGCGTACTTTTGCCGTTCGATTTTGTGCAGCTTGCCGAGGTAGACCGACGTTGTTCTTGACATAGAAACAAAGGGATTAATTTTGGGATCTTTTTATATTTGTACGTGAGCCAATTTGTGTGCCGTTTGTGAATATGACAGGAGACAAACAAACAGGGTTAGAAGTAACATTGGTCTCCGTATATGAGACATACTCCTGCGTATTATTTTATTGTGTTTCTTATGAAGGCCTAAATCGCTAAATCTTAGGCGGATCAGGTTTGGActattatttttctttttgacgTGTGGTCCAGACTATTCTTGGCCGGACTATTCTTGCCTAAACTCATTAATTACAGCTAGATGATTTTTTCCTTTCCGTCCATGTATCATATATGCATATCCATATACGTGACAGCGTGCTGGTCCACGTATCATATATGCATGTCCATATACGTGACAACGTTCTGGTCCAATAACTTGGTAAATACATGTTAACCTGTTACGTAAAACTTTTAAATCTCAGCCATTATTTTTCTAATCAAACGGACCAAATAATTTCAGCATATGTGGACGAACGTGATGACTCGTTTGACTTCTGTTCTATGTATATAATAGATAGATGGACAGATGAAGCATTGGTTGTATTAGAGAAAATAATCTGCATACCTCCAGTGTACTTGCACTTTGGTTCAATGCAAACAAAAATGATTTCTGTTGGGCTTGGATTCTTGTTGCACGTTTTGATGACATTAACAACCTCCTGCTGCTAGCTTTAATAGTGTAAGTAACAATAGATTGTATATTGTCTCCCTAATAGTCAGGGATGACTGTATAGAGAATTGGGTAAGAAAATCACAGAAAATATGTACAACTGACAAGATTCTCATTTGGCTTAATGAAATTCAGTTACTCAAGTTTGAAAACTTCCGGTTCAGATTTCCATAGATGTAGGTGAAAGTTGGTGTGTGCAGGTGAAAGAACCTGCCCGGCAAAAGTGACGCACACCCTCAGCACGTCTCAACAGAGATTCCCAACCAAAACTTCCCTGACGTCCACGTGCTCCTTCGGCCAGGTGCTCGATGCTGAATCCGGATCGAGCAATCCCCATCGCCTGCAATCATCACAGAAATCGTGCAGCCTAAAAACATGGATGGTAAAATGTGTAACGATAAGGTGTGGAGTAATTACATCTCCGTACGCCATTTTAGATTATGAACTGTCGACCAAAAATATTCCCAGTACCAAGCTCCAGGATATGCTCAAATCAGTCTGAGTTCAGGCAGCATGAACATCACCTGTACGTAGAATTTTTGGTATGAGAGGAAATCAGGATAACGTAACTGCCTGGAAGAACAATGAATCATACATGAACTGGAAAGAGGAAACCTACCAGAGCAACATGCTGGAAGATGTGGTACCGAGAGTGGAAAGGGTTAGCGagagtgaattgcaaaaaacatCGACATTGAAGGCTAGGGTTGCagaaatcacaagtctctagttTTGTGCCCAAAAAACACTAATTCCCAGGCTAATTTTTTGCAGAAACCACAAGTCGCTCGGTTCGCTCGTTTTAAGTGGGattatgacaggtgggacccgcTTTTGTCGACGTGGCATAACTGTTCATCCGTTTGACTCGTTAGACGCCGTCAAACGCCGTCAGACCCCGTGCGCGGGCCGGCTCGAGCCGGAACCCTTTTGACCGGTCCCTCCCTCGATTCGTTACAGGCCAACCCACCCCAACCTTCATTCGCTCGCGCTCTCTGCTCCcactcgctcgccgccgccgacccgTCCACATctccgaccgccgccgccgccgcgtcgccaTGGTGTCCTGGAGTGAGGATGATGACAGCAGTGAGAATTATTACCAGTACGCCACCTCAGGTTCAGACGATGGCATCGTGAAGGTTAGTTGGTAgaactagggttagggtttggattTGGGGATTTTCctgttgagcttgatctgaagtTTCCTTCCCAAATCTCTTGCTTTCCTTTGCACGTGCAGATCCCTGCTACCACGGATGACTCCGAATTCGAGGGCACTGAATTTGTTTTGTGCCATGAACACGGGAAGCGAGCAGAGAGACTTGTTGCTTTCGAGGGCATCCATACTGGCAGGAGGTTCCTTGCCTGTGCTGTGAAGGTATGTGTCAAATTTGCGCTAATTAGCTGTTGTGGACTAATTATTTGGTCATTGTTTCGTACTGATTTTGGTAGTTAGCAGATCTGGCTTGTTGGTTAGGTTGTTTAAATATGTGCTCAATGCTTACTGGCTCAGTGAAGTCATTGTTTATATGTGAGCATATGTGCATAGTGTTCTGGCATGTTCATTTGTTTATATGTGAGCATATGACAGTGTAGATTAGTGAGGTCATTTGTTTATATGTCAGCATGTGACAGTGTGGACAAGTGCGGTTTGTTTATATGTTAGCATGTGCATGGGGTTGGAAGCACTCATTAAAATTTGTTATTAAGTATTGCTGGCCTAGTTGATTTTAGTTAGTAAGCACTCATTATTTAGCTTGCCTAATTTGTTGTACTGGTTGGAGTGCCTACTTGTTATTAGTAAAGCATTGTCATTTGCTTATATGTGAGCATATGTGCATATTGTTGTGGCATGTTCATTTGTTTATATGTGAGCATATGAAAGTGTGGATAAGTGAGCTCATATCTTGCTGTTTAACACTGTAATTTAACAGGATGGTAAAAACTATGGACTAGTTGAATGGATTGATCCATCTTGGCCAGCTACAATGGAGAATGCACTGTCCAAGTTGTGGGATATGTATGAAGAGTCCAAGAGAAACAGGACTGAGGACAATCTGATGAACTCATTTGTTGTTCACAAACTGACACAAGAGAAGATCAAGCTGCAAGCCAGTTATGAGAGGTTGGTTGAAGATGTCCAAGCCCTTTTGGATGAGAATGAGAGGAGGGCCCAGATGAAAAGTAAGCCTGACAAGAGCAAGCTCCAGGAGAAGTATGACATGttgtaaatatgccctagaggcaataataaatggttattattatatttctttgttcatgataattgtctattgttcatgctataattgtgttacccggaaatcgtaatacatgtgtgaatacatagaccacaaggtgtccctagtaagcctctagttgactagctcgttgatcaacagatagtcacggtttcctgactatggacattggatgtcattgataacgggatcacatcattaggagaatgatgtgatggacaagacccaatcctaagcatagcataaaagatcgtgtagtttcgtttgctagagcttttccaatgtcaagtatcttttccttagaccatgagatcgtgcaactcccggataccgtaggagtgctttgggtgcaccaaacgtcacaacgtaactgggtgactataaaggtacactacgggtatctctgaaagtgtctgttgggttggcacggatcgagactgggatttgtcactccgtgtgacggagaggtatctctgggcccactcggtaatgcatcatcataatgagctcaatgtgactaagacgttagtcacgggatcatgcattgcggtacgagtaaagagacttgccggtaacgagattgaataaggtattgggataccgacgatcgaatctcgggcaagtaaaataccgattgacaaagggaattgtatacgggattgattgaatcctcgacatcgtggttcattcgatgagatcatcgtggaacatgtgggagccaacatgggtatccagatcccgctgttggttattgaccggagaggcgtctcggtcatgtctgcatgtctcccgaacccgtagggtctacacacttaaggttcggtgacgctagggttgtagagatatgagtatgcggaaacccgaaagttgttcggagtcccggatgagatcccggacgtcacgaggagttccggaatggtccggaggtgaagaattatatataggaagtcaagtttcggccaccgggaaagtttcgggggttatcggtattgtaccgggaccaccggaagggtcccgggggtccaccgggtggggccacctatctcggagggccccatgggctgaagtgggagggcaaccagcccttagtgggctggggcgccccccatgggcctcccccctgcgcctagggttggaaaccctaggggtggggggcgccccacttgccttggggggcaagtttcccccctggccgccgcccccccttgtagatgggatccagggccggcgcccccccctcgcaggggcctatatatagtggggggagggagggcagcagtaccacagcccctagcgcctccctctccccctgcaacacctctctctcttgcagaagctcggcgaagccctgccgacgtcccgctacatccaccaccacgccgtcgtgctgctggatctccatcaacctctccttcccccttgctggatcaagaaggaggagacgtcgctgcaccgtacgtgtgttgaacgcggaggtgccgtccgttcggcactcggtcatcggtgatttgaatcacggcgagtacgactccgtcatccacgttcattggaacgcttccgctcgcgatctacaagggtatgtagatgcactcctttcccctcgttgctagtatactccatagatggatcttggtgggcgtaggaaaattttaaaattctgctacgatccccaacagtggcatcatgagccaggcctatgcgtagttactatgcacgagtagaacacaaagcagttgtgggcgttgatgttgccaattcttcttgccgctactagtcgtatc
This sequence is a window from Aegilops tauschii subsp. strangulata cultivar AL8/78 chromosome 7, Aet v6.0, whole genome shotgun sequence. Protein-coding genes within it:
- the LOC109736889 gene encoding uncharacterized protein, which codes for MVSWSEDDDSSENYYQYATSGSDDGIVKIPATTDDSEFEGTEFVLCHEHGKRAERLVAFEGIHTGRRFLACAVKDGKNYGLVEWIDPSWPATMENALSKLWDMYEESKRNRTEDNLMNSFVVHKLTQEKIKLQASYERLVEDVQALLDENERRAQMKSKPDKSKLQEKYDML